The Chitinimonas sp. BJYL2 genome segment CGGACCATCCAGCGGCTCACCGCCCAGCACCAGCAAGCGTGTTTCCTGCTGCGCGCTGACCGTCACGGTGACACCGGGTTGCAGAACCGCCAGCTGTCCAGGCAGCAGAGCGACACCATCAATTTCGATGGCGCCACTGGCCAGATAGACGCCACGCTCCGCATGATCAGCCGGGATCTCGAACTGTGCACCCGCCTCCAGTTCACCCGCAACATACAAGGTATCGCCGTAAGTGTGCACGGGAGAGAGCTGCCCATAGGCACGGCCCAGAATCACGCGCAGCTGCACGCCCGGCGTGATGATCAGCGGTAAGCTGGCTGCGGGATGGTGCCAGAAGCCCGGTTCTGCCTGCTCATCCTTCATCGGTAACGCAAACCAGGTCTGAATCCCGTGGATACGCTGGCCGCTGGCACGCACATCGTCCGGCGTGCGCTCGGAGTGAGTCACGCCATGACCTGCTGTCATCCAGTTCACATCACCCGGTCGGATGACCTGTTCGTTGCCCAGACTGTCGCGATGGAAGATTTCACCTTCATAGAGATACGTCACCGTGGCGAGGCCGATATGCGGGTGCGGGCGCACATCCATGCCCTGCCCCGGCGCAAAGACCGCCGGCCCCATATGATCGAAGAAGATAAATGGGCCGACTGCCTGCACAGGCAATGACGGTAACAGGCGCTTAACTGAGAAGCCGCCTATGTCTTTCTCATGCGGCTTGAGCAAATGCAGGATGGACATGCGTCACTCCTCTCAAAATTTGCCGGCGCGGAAATCTTCCACTGCCTGGATGACTTCTTCACGGGTATTCATGACAAAGGGTCCCCATTGCGCGATCGGCTCACGTAGCGGCTTGCCCGCGATCAGTAGAAAACGGGTCAACATATCGCTCGCTGCCACACGGATCAGATCGTGGCCATCGCGGTTGTCAAAGATGGCCATCTGCCTCGGCTTGACGACTTGTCCACGCGCACCCAGCGCCGCCACACCCTCATATACATAGGCAAAGGCGTTGTAGTTGGATGGCAACACGTGCTCAAAGGTAGATCCGGGCTGAAGCGTGACATCCAGATATACGGGCTCCGTGTCGCCCTTCTGTACCGCACCATCGACGCCGGCAAAATGCCCCGCGATTACCCGCACCTGTGCATTCGGCATGGTTACTTCAGGAATCTCGCTGGCCGGGATATCGCGATAACCGGGTTCGCCCATTTTGCTGCGGCCGGGCAGATTGACCCAGAGCTGGAATCCTTGCATCAAGCCGTTTTCCTGCTCGGGCAATTCCGAATGAACGATACCGCGAGCCGCCGTCATCCATTGCACGCCACCGGGACCAAGCAGCCCCTCATTGCCCGCGTTATCAC includes the following:
- a CDS encoding pirin family protein, producing the protein MSILHLLKPHEKDIGGFSVKRLLPSLPVQAVGPFIFFDHMGPAVFAPGQGMDVRPHPHIGLATVTYLYEGEIFHRDSLGNEQVIRPGDVNWMTAGHGVTHSERTPDDVRASGQRIHGIQTWFALPMKDEQAEPGFWHHPAASLPLIITPGVQLRVILGRAYGQLSPVHTYGDTLYVAGELEAGAQFEIPADHAERGVYLASGAIEIDGVALLPGQLAVLQPGVTVTVSAQQETRLLVLGGEPLDGPRFIWWNFVASRRELIEAAKQRWSEGGFPAVPGETEFIPLPAR
- a CDS encoding pirin family protein, whose amino-acid sequence is METTSAKTVQATTPMANAKAGQTREVERIANGMPTSDGAGVKLLRVLTPDLQQRLDPFLMLDYFESDNPDDYLAGFPDHPHRGFETVTYMLAGRMRHRDNAGNEGLLGPGGVQWMTAARGIVHSELPEQENGLMQGFQLWVNLPGRSKMGEPGYRDIPASEIPEVTMPNAQVRVIAGHFAGVDGAVQKGDTEPVYLDVTLQPGSTFEHVLPSNYNAFAYVYEGVAALGARGQVVKPRQMAIFDNRDGHDLIRVAASDMLTRFLLIAGKPLREPIAQWGPFVMNTREEVIQAVEDFRAGKF